One segment of Salvelinus alpinus chromosome 1, SLU_Salpinus.1, whole genome shotgun sequence DNA contains the following:
- the LOC139561768 gene encoding histone H1, macronuclear-like, giving the protein MGTLESCAKRGTLKSCAKRGTLKSCAKRGTLKSCAKRDALKSCAKRSALKSCAKRGMLKSCAKRSALKSCAKRGMLKSCAKRSALKSCAKRSALKSCAKRSALKSCAKRGMLKSCAKRSALKSCAKRSALKSCAKRGTLKSCAKRSALKSCAKRSALKSCAKRSALKSCAKRSALKS; this is encoded by the coding sequence ATGGGCACATTAGAGAGTTGCGCTAAGAGGGGCACGCTAAAGAGTTGCGCTAAGAGGGGCACGCTAAAGAGTTGCGCTAAGAGGGGCACGCTAAAGAGTTGCGCTAAGAGGGACGCGCTAAAGAGTTGCGCTAAGAGGAGCGCGCTAAAGAGTTGCGCTAAGAGGGGCATGCTAAAGAGTTGTGCTAAGAGGAGCGCGCTAAAGAGTTGCGCTAAGAGGGGCATGCTAAAGAGTTGTGCTAAGAGGAGCGCGCTAAAGAGTTGCGCTAAGAGGAGCGCGCTAAAGAGTTGCGCTAAGAGGAGCGCGCTAAAGAGTTGCGCTAAGAGGGGCATGCTAAAGAGTTGTGCTAAGAGGAGCGCGCTAAAGAGTTGCGCTAAGAGGAGCGCGCTAAAGAGTTGCGCTAAGAGGGGCACGCTAAAGAGTTGCGCTAAGAGGAGCGCGCTAAAGAGTTGCGCTAAGAGGAGCGCGCTAAAGAGTTGCGCTAAGAGGAGCGCGCTAAAGAGTTGCGCTAAGAGGAGTGCGCTAAAGAGTTGA